A stretch of DNA from Montipora foliosa isolate CH-2021 chromosome 4, ASM3666993v2, whole genome shotgun sequence:
actgttttctaatatCATATATTACTGACGACAGAAGAAGCGACAAGGAAAATTataaggcaaattatgtgttaacaatgggttaaacacaaaaccgtttttcatgcagctggagaggaagtcattaacgaatattaatttaaacacagcttctatttTGTCACTTAAGGTGAAACAGCAgaacataatattttatttatttttctttggatgttACTTTGTTGCTCATttcacaattcactttagcAATTTTTTCGAAGCGGCTTCAAttctttttcaggaaaaatgaTTTTCACCTGTTTGCGCGAGCTAGTTTTTGACAGTCCTGGTAATGTACTGATCAAGTTTAGAGGCTAAATGTCAGACCCgtcttttttaataaacactagaatatactttcattacctcattacatattacttgaaagcgggCAACAGTTAATTTTGTCTCCACTTCACAACGAATGAAACACACAGCTAATAAtcgatttgcatgatgacgtAACGCGCGCTGTGCATTATGGTTTTAGTAGTAAAGAGAGTTTTAAAAATGGCGTCTGGAAGTAGCGAAGCTGGAGGATTTACTTGCTGTGTTCCGGGCTGCTACAACAATTCAAAGAAACATAAAGGGAAGTTTTCATTTTATAATTTCCCAGGTGACCAAAATTTAAGAAGGCAATGGCTTCATAACATTTCCAGGAAAGATTTTCGTCCAACTACGGGTCATCGTGTGTGCAGTGCTCACTTCGAAGGGGGCTCCAAAACCTACCAAAACAATGTGCCAACTGTATTTCCTCTACAAAAGTCTCACCCTAAAGTGATAAAAACACCAAGAAGACTACTTGTTCGCCACAAGGAAGAGGAAATACAAGAAGAGACTGAGGAAAATGAGCCGATGTGTCCGGAGGAGAATCAAATCGATAGTACCAATCACTGTAACAATGAACCCTCTCTTGAAGACAAGATTATTgaactcagacaacaagttgcagcACTTGAATCGCGGAATTCTAAATTAGAATTCGAATTGAGATTTGGACTGGAAAAATTCAAGTCTTTGGATGACGATATGCAGTATTATACTGGAATGGAAAACTATTCACAGTTTAAGGCTCTCTATGATTTTCTTGATGGGGGTGTGAACGCCTGTTCAAGACTGAACTACTGGGGTTCAAACAACTCGAACCTTCAACTAGACAGCTTGGAAAAGCGAGGTAAAAAACGCACTCTTCTTCCGATTGATGAACTTTTTTTGACCATGGCACGACTAAGAGTAAATATACCTGAAAAGGTTCTTTCTGACTGGTATAAAATCAGTGTCAGTGAGGTGTCTAGGATATTTATAACATGGGTCAATTTCATGTTCACCCGATTTATGCAGCTACCAATCTGGGCATCAAAGGAAACAGTAGAGAAAACAATGCCTGACTGTTTCAAATTTGACTATCCTCTTACGCGTGTAATCTTAGACTGTACTGAGATTTTCATAGAGAAGCCTTCATGCTTTAGAGCACAGTCAGCAACTTATTCATCCTATAAATCTCACAACACCGCAAAAGGGCTGGTAGGAATTTCTCCACAAGGTGCAGTGACTTTTATTTCTGATTTATTTGGAGGCCATGCAAGTGACAGGCAGATTGTTGTGTCATCTGGGATACTAGATTTACTTGAACCAGGAGACTCCGTAATGGCTGACAGGGGATTTGAGATTCAAGATTTGTTGGTTTCGAAAAAAGCTTCGTTAAATATCCCCCCATTCATGAGATGCAAGGATCAGTTGGATCCAGATGAGGAAGATGAAACAAGACAAATTGCTTTAGTGCGCATTCATGTAGAGAGGGCAattgaaagaattaaaaacTTCAATATTTTGAGACAAATCATTCCCAATACTATGGCTGAAGATATAAATAAAATATGGAAAGTATGTGCCATTTTAACTAATTTTAAAGGTCCCCTAGTTCTTTAGCCATGGTGTTACATTAAGATAAGAACAGAAGCAAAGCAAGACACAACAGAATGTATTGCATGGGTGTGTATATTCTCTGAATactaatacatgtagttgttttaGTCATTGCTCAAGTTACATGTACTATACTCTCTAGCAATCTGATTTACTTGGCAGGAATTTAAAGTCCAGTTGTTTGTACTAATATACTTCCTGTAAGTTAGGATGGTCATCTCACTTCTTGTAACAATACACTGTGGGATGAAGTGGTTTTCCTCTTTTGATTCTCTTGGTGATAATCTCAGGTACTACAGCATGTAAACAAAAATCTAATAAAATACGTTTAAGATCATTCCAATAAATTGGGTCAAAGTAAATTCTTTCAATATGCAAATCCTCCATATTTCTGTAGTAACAATAGACTGCCAAATCAGACCATTGCCTTCCTGAAATACCCATACCTCCTTGTATTTGGGCATAGTAATGATGACGAGTTTTTAGCTTGAGTCCATTGCTGGTTATTTGAAGGCATGAGTCTTTTGCATGCTTAGCAATGAAATGTAATAAATTGTCCTCAATTTTCTGTTGTGTACATAATCTGCTGGGAAATTGTTTATATTTCATTTCAAGATTTCCAACTGGACTGTGCTTTGCTGTGGGGTCATAAACTTCACCATCAATACTAGCTGCAAGCAAAGGGTTTTTTCTGTCAATGATCAATCCTTTTTCAGATACCTTTATTCCAGTGTGGCCAGTTTCAAATTGCTTGGCTATATACTTCTCTTTGATTATGAGCTCAAGCCTTAAACCTTCTTGACATTGATGGggtgttttaccttttggattGTACTGAAAAATATCACGTATCAAGCGATCAGGTGCAGTGGTGGATCTTCTGTTTTTAATTTC
This window harbors:
- the LOC138000925 gene encoding uncharacterized protein, encoding MASGSSEAGGFTCCVPGCYNNSKKHKGKFSFYNFPGDQNLRRQWLHNISRKDFRPTTGHRVCSAHFEGGSKTYQNNVPTVFPLQKSHPKVIKTPRRLLVRHKEEEIQEETEENEPMCPEENQIDSTNHCNNEPSLEDKIIELRQQVAALESRNSKLEFELRFGLEKFKSLDDDMQYYTGMENYSQFKALYDFLDGGVNACSRLNYWGSNNSNLQLDSLEKRGKKRTLLPIDELFLTMARLRVNIPEKVLSDWYKISVSEVSRIFITWVNFMFTRFMQLPIWASKETVEKTMPDCFKFDYPLTRVILDCTEIFIEKPSCFRAQSATYSSYKSHNTAKGLVGISPQGAVTFISDLFGGHASDRQIVVSSGILDLLEPGDSVMADRGFEIQDLLVSKKASLNIPPFMRCKDQLDPDEEDETRQIALVRIHVERAIERIKNFNILRQIIPNTMAEDINKIWKVCAILTNFKGPLVL